In the genome of Pseudanabaena mucicola str. Chao 1806, the window ATTCCGTTGTAATTTGCTCTAACCCATAATTACATTGTCCTGCAAAATGATCGAAACTACGTTGATAGGTCTCTACTTGTGGATAGCTCGCTAAAATTTCTAGAGTTTGATTATCACTAAAACTATCAATGACAACTATTCTTTTTGCCCAAGTTAAGCATTCTAATGTCCTGCTAATATTGGGAGCCTCGTTATAAGTAAGAATTAGCGGTGTAATTTGCTCGATCATTTTAATCAATATCCGATAAATTTGCAGCAACCAGCATAGATGATTGACTGACAAAAGTAGTAAGTAGCTAGACATAAGTAAACTAAAAACCGAAAAGTTTGTTCCGCCCGCTACGCGGGCGGAACAAACTCTGGTTTTAGGTTTTAATTAAGTCGAGCTACTTAAGAGAAGTAGCGAGAAAGTATATAGAAACTGAATTTGAGTAAAAAAGAGGCGTATGCTGTTTTTTGAAGAAAAAGGAGCATAGGACAAATGACCCAAAACGCCTCACGTATCTATAATGAACTAACAAAATTCGGGAGTCAATACAGTGACTGGTCAGATGTGCGCCATTTAGGAGTAATGGTATGGATGATGGTAGGAATGATCGCCACAGGGAGTGTAAATTTAACAAAATGGCTAAGCCACATCAACACCAAAGCATTAATCGCCTCGCAACGGCTATATCCAGAAAAAGCTCCAAGGCGACTTTTGTGTAGCTGAAATTGCAGTCCCCCGAGATCGCCAAGGCGAGTTTGAACCACAGATGGTAAAGAAAGGGCAAAGCCGCTTGTCAGGACTAGACGAAAAGATCATCGCCCTGTATGCGCGAGGTATGAGTGTCAGGGATATCCAAGGACAGTTGCAAGAAATGTATGGTGTCGAGGTATCACCGACCCTGATTTCCAATGTCACTGATGAAGTGATCGATGAGGTGAAACAATGGCAAAACCGTCCCCTTGATGCGGTTTATCCAATTGTATTTCTGGACTGTCTAGTCATCAAAGTGCGAGACAATGGCAGGGTGATTAACAAGTCCCTGTACTTTGCCTTGGCGGTGAATATGGACGGATACAAGGAATTATTGGGTATGTGGATTTCACCGAATGAGGGTGCAAAATTCTGGTTATCGGTACTCACCGAAATTCGTAACCGTGGGGTCAAAGATATTTTGATTGCTTGCGTTGACGGTTTGACTGGTTTTCCCAATGCTATCGAAACGGTATTTCCTAAAACGCAGGTGCAGTTGTGCATTGTCCACATGGTCAGAAACTCGGTTGCTTTTGTCCCTTGGCAACAGCGTAAGCAGGTTTGTGCCGACCTCAAGGCGATTTATGCGGCGACGACGGAATCGGAGGCGGAGTTTAACCTTGAACTCTTTGCTGAAAAATGGGACAAACTATATCCCTCGATCTCCAAATCTTGGCGCAGTCATTGGGCGAACATTATCCCCTTCTTTGCGTTTCCTCTTGAGATTCGCAAAGCAATTTATACGACTAATGCGATTGAGTCGATGAATAGCAGTTTGCGGAAGGTGATTAAGTCTCAGCAGATTTTTCCGACCGATGAGGCTGCTTTCAAGCTAGTTTACTTGGCTATACGGAATATTTCTAAGAAATGGACTATGCCCATTCGCGATTGGAAACCTGCTCTCAATCGCTTTGCGATCCTCTTCGAGGATCGTCTCCATCTCTAGCTTCTAGACTTTACACACTTTGCTTGACAGTCTCTATAGTCCGATCGCCATAGCTGGAGTCTTGTTCTTCCCTAAGCCCACATGGGGTCTCACCCAGTTGTGAACTAATCGTTGTACCGTAACTGCTCGTTGCAATCCTTCGGTATTCTTCGCATACAGGTTTTGTCTACGACGATAAGCGCTACATCTCCTTCTCAAAGCACTGTTGTTTGCTTCATTGTGATTGGCATGAACGTCACTCTTGTCACTAATAGCCGTATAGGGATGCTCAGGTTTGAGCCATTCGACCCGACGATTACCCTGTGAACCTTTGATTTTGATGGCAACTTCCAAGCCATGTCGCCATACCTTCCGATGTCCATACTCACGACTTACTTCGGTGGATTTGAGGTACACAGTTGCCATTTGCCATAGTTGTTGGGCATATCTCCTTTCGCCATCGGTAAACCATCGGATATATTGACTCATTTTTGCCCATTGCCATGCTGTTTTTGTGTCTTCAGCAAATAGTTCAGTATCTTTGAGTCCTACCCTTGCTTCAATCCAATAGCGACTCCTGCGTTCGATGAATGTCACTGTCCATCCTTTTGACTCTGAGGGGGGGGAAGATTCTCGCCTACGCGAGTGTAAACCTCATCTCCCTCGACTGTTATATTCCCTCCTGCTGGCGCATCTGGACTCCATTGCTGTGAATGGGTTGCCACTTTTTGCTCCCATCTCATTATGCTTGTATGAGATTTTTCTAGTACTCTCCCACTCGCTCTGATTCCCATCCCCTCACTTCTCATTTTCAGTCCAAACGAAACTATACTTGCTGGCGTTCTCATCCTTGACATTGGCGTTCCTGTCCTTTCACTAAATCTCTTGCCGCATCCTTTACACAAATAGTTCTGGATAGCTTTGCCATCTTGGTGGTGATGTTTGCCATTTTTGATGATCTTTTCGCTCTGGCAGTGGGGGCATTTCATTGCTTTCTCCTTGTTTCTGCCTCTATTTTCTCATATCACTAATTTACTGACCAGTGCCATATTTTGCAATATCTCTTTTTCCGAGTTCACTGGAATAAACCAATCATAATAATTACGCAACAAAACATCAGGCATATCACAAATGAAATCCAGAGCTTCTTGCAGAGATATTTTTTTAGGAATAGCAGGATAAATCAGCATAACCAACCCTATTTATAATTCTGGTACAGCAAGGCTACGCAAATGAGCAGCATAGTGACGGTAAATAATCTCTGGAGAGTTGCCAACCCACTTAGCTATATCTTTAACTTCGATATGAGCATCAAGGCACAACGTAATAAATGAGTGTCGAGTTTGATATGGCTTGCGATACGCAAGCCCACAACTTTCTAAAACTTTGCGCCATGCCACATTTGCAAAATTATTAACCCGAATAAATCCACCTTCTTTCGCAGAGAAAACAAAGTCATTCGGTTTTGCCCCTTCAGGCTTGTGTGTAATCAAAATTTCTCGCAGTTGATTGTTAATTGGGAAGTCGCGCTTTTCTTGTGTCTTTAAGCCATCCTTGATAGTAGGTTGATAGCCTTCACCAAAAACAACAGCCTGTCTAAACTTAACTACACTATTATCAAAATCAATGTGTTTCCATTGCAGTCCGATCGCCTCACTAGGTCTGCAACCTGTAAAAAAGCAAAACTGGACATAACTGGTGTAATAGCGATAGTGAGGATGCTTTGCAAAAGCCTCAATGATTAGATCTCTTTCCTCTCTATTAAATGGAGAGATCTCGTTATCTTCACCACGTTGATTTTTGGGCAACTTGATTTCAGATGCCATATCAAAAAATGGGTTTTCAGTGATTAGTCCTGATTTCATGCCCCATTTACAGCAAGCATTAAGTTGTACGATCAATCGTTTAGCAGCATTAGGAGGCTTATTAGCAACGATCCAATCCCGAATAATTACAGAGTCTTTTAAATTTTGTGATGGCAAAAGCGCGATCGCACGGGTAAATCCTGCGTATTGATTACCAATAGTGCTAGGAGAGGCGATCGGCTTCTTGAACTCCATATATTTGTCCCATAGTTCACCAAGATTTAGAGCAGTTTGACTATCCTTGATAGTCACAGGCTTTAAATGGGTGGGGCGGTATTTGTCTAGTGTGTAGTCAAATCTCTCAAGAACAATATCAAACTCGATCTCTTGAGCCTTAGCCTCTGCAATTTTACGATTAATCTTAGTATCGACAAGTCCAAGAGCTAAGTATTTTTGCTTGCCTTCAAATACCTGTCTTGGCAATCTCAGCCTTAGTCGTTCCCGAAATGACTCAACACTAACCGTACCCCAGCTTTGACGATTTTTAGATGTGTCCACAATCTTGACTATCAACTCGTTTGCTTATGAATATCATAGCAAATCTGATAGTCATTTGATAGTCAAAAACAAGCTAAATATGTCCAAAATCGTCTAACCGTGTAAGTGTTTACACGATGCAAGTTAGTTGTGGTGGCTTGTACGCCTTATCCAAGGTGTCGGAATCGAACCGACATATCAACGATTATGAGTCGTTTGCTTTACCAGTCAGCCAACCTTGGGAATATTGTGATTAACACCGTAAGTATTATATGCTATCAGCAAGCTACCTTGTAGGTTGCCCAAGGGAAATTTTAGCTAAACAAGTTTGTGATGGCAACGACTCACCCCGAAAAGCCAGAAAATAGTCTCCGTAAGAGAAAAAAATCACCTAATAAATTTAGGTTCAGTTATAGTCTCCTACTACTATTAGCGATGGTAATTGTAGGTTCTGTGGCTGGAATTGTCGCTTATAGATTTGGTAAGCAAGCCCTAGAGGGAGTTAATCCATCGCCTGCGGGAATTAAACTACCAAAGATTAGCCCATCTCCATCTGCTAAACCTAAGGATGCCCCTAAATCTTCAACTTCTGGTCAAGATGGTAAAGTTTCATTTTTATTAGACGAGTCTGAAGTGGTCGCAGACATGAAAGCCCGATTTCAACAGGATCTAGGTGGATTAAGACGACCTAATTATATGGCAACGGCAAATATTAGCGATCGCAAAAAGATCTATACCAGAGTTGAACGAGCCTATAACTCAATCCGTGAGCCATTAGCCATCTCTGCCAATGCTGATGACCGAATTGCAAAGAGAATTGCTGCATTGCGCCAAAATATTTATAGTCGTAGTCGTACTTACGAAAATAATTTTGAGCTAAATCCCCTGATACCCAATCAGGTAAGTACTGGGTCTATATTATCGACATCTGTGGACATAGTGCCAATTCGCAGCCGATGGGAAGATCGCGATACAGCTTTAGTGAACTCCCCAAAAATTAGTGACGTAGATATCTTGACCAAACCCACCAGCAGTTTTTTGATTACCGATCAGCAATCCTCTCGTACTGAGCGACCTTAAACAGAGGCGATGCTTACCGCCTCTGTTGTTTTTTTATATTGCGGCGAGGAGAGCTTCTCCCATGGCGACACATCCTAGTTTTTCGCAACCATCTGCCATGATGTCCCCTGTACGTTTGCCTGAATCAAGAACTTTATTGACTGCGGTCTCGATCGCATTGGCTGCTACCCCTTCATTAAAGGCATAACGCAACATCATCGCTGCACTCAAAACCTGAGCTAATGGGTTAGCTAAATCTTTACCTGCAATGTCAGGAGCCGAGCCATGCACAGGTTCAAATACCCCTGGTTTACCTGCGATACCAAGGCTTGCTGATGGCAACATGCCAATACTACCCGTGAGCATTGCTGCGGCATCGGAGAGAATATCGCCAAAGAGGTTACTGGTAAGAATTACGTCAAATTGCTTAGGATTGCGGATAATCTGCATCGTAGCATTGTCCACATACATATGTGATAGCTTCACATCAGGATAGTCGGCAGAAATTGCTGTTACACGCTCGCGCCATAGCTGCGACACATCTAAAACATTGGACTTATCAACGGAAACCACCGAGCCGCGACGTTTTTGGGCGGATTCAAAACCAACTCTAGCAATGCGATCAATTTCTGGCTCGGTATACACCATTGTATTAAAGCCGCGACGAACACCATTTTCATCGGCAACAATTCCCTTAGGTTTACCAAAATAGATCCCGCCCGTGAGTTCGCGCACTACTAAAATATCTACGCCTTCGACAACTTCGCGTTTTAAGGTGGAGGCATCAATTAATTGGGGCAAAATCTGGGCAGGACGTAAATTTGCAAATAGTTCCATCCCACCACGTAATCCTAATAATGCTTGTTCTGGTCGTAAATGTGATGGCATGGAGTCCCACTTGTCGCCCCCCACAGCCGCCAATAAAACCGCATCACTATTTTTACATAATTGCAAAGTTTCATCGGGTAGGGGATGTCCCGTTGCATCGATCGCTGCTCCACCGATTAAAGCTGTCTCAAAGGCAAAGGTGAGATCAAATTTAGGTGCGATCGCCTGAAGTACCGCTACCGCCACTTTCATAATTTCAGGACCGATGCCATCACCAGGGAGGAGCGTAATTTTATAGTTTTTAGACATTACAAGGTTAAATTTAAAATTGAATACAAAGACAGATTTTCTAACATAGCATTTTGAGTTTCTGATCACCATACAGCCAAATGAGGCTTTAAGTAGTACAGAAGATTTTTGCAAGAGTCGCAAAGAGACTCTTGCAAAAATCTTCTAGGTTTTAAGTCCGCACAAAGCGCTGTAAAGTGGCGACAGTCAGGAGGGCAAGCACATAAAAAAGGTAATAAAATTAGTAGAGAATAAATTAGTTGTACTGACTATCTGGTAATAGTCGATCATGATTTATTAGATCTTTCATTTTGACGTAGACAAAATGAAAAACCAAAACCTTGAGTAGGATTTCTATATGTCTGACAGATTGCTTTGCTTATCCTATCGTTAATATTTTAGGAATTACGCATTGGGTAGATGTGATGCGGGCTTTGCCCGCATCACATCTACCTCAAGCCCAATAAATTCGTTCATTTTGCGTAAGTCCTATATTTAATAGTTTTTGGCAATCGTTGATAGTTAAGAAAATTAAAGAAGTTATGACATGGCTCAGATCAATTGGCAGCAGTTTCAAAATTGAGCGTTTCACCAATATTGCTAAAGACTCTCTTTGGCAAGCAAATTGTCCATTATGCAATCGTCCTGCTGATTGCATTTTATGCAAAGACTGTGATCGCCAAATCACGGCTTATCAATCACCAGAATTTTTACAGAAAGATAATCCTATTGCTCCAGAGATTCCACTTTATAGTTGGGGAATTTATGATGGTGCATTGAAACGAGCGATCGCTACGTGCAAATATGACAACCATCCTGAAATTATGGAAGCAATTGGCGAAAAGATGGCGAATACTTGGCAGCGATCGTCAATTACAAAAGGAATTGTGCAAAGGTACAAATGCATATCAGTAGTGCCAATTCCCCTCCATGTCAATAAATTAAAATCTAGGGGATTTAACCAAGCAGAAGTTTTAGCGAAGCAATTTTGTGACTTGACTCAAATTCCCTGTAAGCCCCAAATACTCCAACGGATTAAAGATACCAAAGCGCAGATGCAAACGAAAAGCGTTACAGAACGGGAAGAAAATCTATCGCAAGCTTTTACAGCTCCATTGATCAAAACAAACTATCGAGATGTCATTTTATGTGATGACATTTATACAACTGGCGCAACGATCCGCGAAGCGATCGCTACTCTTCGTCCTCGAGATATTAATGTACGTGCCGTAGTAGTTATGGCACGCCCACAGTTCCAAAGGTAAAAAATATACTGAGATTTTTTCCTTCTCTAATGTTGATTCTCTAGTTCTGCCTTCATTCTTTCTAAGGTCAGATTCATTTGATCGAACATCTGCTGAGGAGTGATTCCAAAATTACCTAATTGACTTTGCAACTGCTTCAGAGTCATTTGTGCCATAAAGTCATCAGACAATTCAAATCGCTTCATAAAAATTTTATAGCGATCCATCATCTCTTCCATCTTTTCAATGAAAAGAATTTTACCTTCGCGATCGAACTTGCCATAACTACTGCCAAGCTGAGTCAAGGCTTGATAATCTTGAAAGAGATTACGAGCTTCATGTTGAACAATCTCTGAATCAAAAAAAGACATGATTAGTGCTCTCGTTAACTTATACCTATAAATTAATTTTACAAGCTGACTCAACTTTACAGAAATTAACCAAAGTGGGGATATCACCCCCTTACCTCAAAATCACACAAAGCAGGATTTTGGATTTTAGGTCATGATTGGTACGGCGCGATCACGTTTGCGGGGTAAGTATCTGACCGAAACACGCTTCAGACCAATTTTGCTCTCAAGCTCATGGATATAGTCCACTGCTTCACCCTCATGCTCGCGATTGTCGAGAGTTTCCAATAAGGTGAGGATTTCTGTATCTAAACCTGGTTCACCTATAAATAAGTGCATTAAAGTTTCGCAGTTGTCATCGTCTGGGTAGATAGGAATGTAGTAGATATAAGGGATGTCCATAAGCTCCGTCAGCTATATTTTGCAGTTCTAATTTGGGGTTGATGATCTACAGCACATTTGTTCAGCAAATCATCACTTCTTTAGGATTACCAACTTTTGTAAATACTAGATCGGAGATTAGCTAGTTAGTAGAACTGCAATAAAGATATAACATTCCTACAAAGCGTTAACTAGGAAACTACAATATAAATAATAAACATCAAAATAAGCTTAGGCGATCGCCTTATGCTTTTAACGTGCTACTGCACGAATCAAAAGTGCGATTTATTTAATCATGCTCAACCCAGACCCAAATTCGATTCAACTTACCCAAGATGACTACGAGCGCTATTCACGTCACCTGATCTTGCCTGAAGTTGGGGTAGAAGGACAAAAACGACTCAAGGCTGCCAACGTACTATGTATTGGTACGGGTGGATTGGGTTCCCCCTTGTTGTTATATCTCGCTGCTGCTGGGATTGGACGCATCGGCATCGTGGACTTCGATGTGGTAGATACATCTAACCTGCAACGTCAAATTATTCACAGCACTAGTACCGTTGGCAAACCAAAGATCGAGTCAGCGAAAGCGCGAATCTTGGAGATCAATCCCTACTGCCAAATTGATCTGTACAACACACATCTATCTTCAGCTAACGCACTGGAGATTATGGCTCCCTACGACATTGTGGTTGATGGTACGGATAACTTCCCCACACGCTATCTCGTCAATGATGCCTGTGTATTGCTCAATAAGCCTAACGTTTACGGCTCAATTTTTCGATTTGAAGGTCAGGCGACGGTCTTCAATTATGAAGGTGGACCCAACTATCGCGATCTCTATCCAGAGCCACCACCACCTGGGCTAGTACCTTCCTGTGCTGAGGGTGGCGTTTTGGGAATTTTGCCTGGGATCATTGGTGTCATCCAAGCGACGGAAACTGTCAAAATTATTCTCGGACAAGGTAATACCCTCAGTGGACGTTTATTGCTTTATGATGCTTTAAAGATGTCTTTCCGCGAACTCAAGCTACGTCCTAACCCAGTACGTCCTATTATTGAGAAATTGATCGATTATCAACAGTTCTGTGGTATTCCTCAGCAAAACGAAAGTGAGAAGGAAGCACAAAAGGCGATCGCCGAAATTAACGTCAAAGAGCTTAAAGAGATCATTGATGCTGGTACGTCGGATTACGTGATTATCGATGTGCGTAACCCTAATGAATGGGAAATTGGCAGAATCCCCAATACTGTACTAGTACCTTTGCCAGAAATCGAAAATGGTAATGGTGTGCAGAAGGTCAAATCTTTGCTCAATGGGCATAAATTAATCGCGCATTGCAAAATGGGTGGGCGATCAATGAAAGCTCTTGGCATTCTCAAGCAAGCTGGCATTGATGGGATCAATGTACAGGGCGGTATTAACGCATGGAGCGATCAAATCGATCCTTCTGTTCCCAAATACTAAAAACTCATTTCTTCTGCTATAGCAATGTAAGTTTTGCTTAGGACATAAAACCCAAATAAGTGAAGGCGGCACTTCGTGCCGCCTTCACTTATTTGAGTTTTAAACAGATAAAAAAAGAGGTTGCTTAGCAACCTCTTTTTTTATCTGTTTAGCGTTAATTCATCTTTATTACCTAAGATTCCCTGTGGTCGCCAGAGCATCAGGATAATTAGGGTCAAGCCAATCAAAATCAACTGAATTGCCTCAAATCTACCGCCATCAGCACGTATCTGTTCAGGAAGAAATCGAGGGACAGCATTGTAAAACTGAAAAATGACTGCACCGAGGATTACGCCAAGGTTATTGCCAGCACCGCCA includes:
- a CDS encoding site-specific integrase, with amino-acid sequence MDTSKNRQSWGTVSVESFRERLRLRLPRQVFEGKQKYLALGLVDTKINRKIAEAKAQEIEFDIVLERFDYTLDKYRPTHLKPVTIKDSQTALNLGELWDKYMEFKKPIASPSTIGNQYAGFTRAIALLPSQNLKDSVIIRDWIVANKPPNAAKRLIVQLNACCKWGMKSGLITENPFFDMASEIKLPKNQRGEDNEISPFNREERDLIIEAFAKHPHYRYYTSYVQFCFFTGCRPSEAIGLQWKHIDFDNSVVKFRQAVVFGEGYQPTIKDGLKTQEKRDFPINNQLREILITHKPEGAKPNDFVFSAKEGGFIRVNNFANVAWRKVLESCGLAYRKPYQTRHSFITLCLDAHIEVKDIAKWVGNSPEIIYRHYAAHLRSLAVPEL
- the leuB gene encoding 3-isopropylmalate dehydrogenase produces the protein MSKNYKITLLPGDGIGPEIMKVAVAVLQAIAPKFDLTFAFETALIGGAAIDATGHPLPDETLQLCKNSDAVLLAAVGGDKWDSMPSHLRPEQALLGLRGGMELFANLRPAQILPQLIDASTLKREVVEGVDILVVRELTGGIYFGKPKGIVADENGVRRGFNTMVYTEPEIDRIARVGFESAQKRRGSVVSVDKSNVLDVSQLWRERVTAISADYPDVKLSHMYVDNATMQIIRNPKQFDVILTSNLFGDILSDAAAMLTGSIGMLPSASLGIAGKPGVFEPVHGSAPDIAGKDLANPLAQVLSAAMMLRYAFNEGVAANAIETAVNKVLDSGKRTGDIMADGCEKLGCVAMGEALLAAI
- a CDS encoding ComF family protein, yielding MTWLRSIGSSFKIERFTNIAKDSLWQANCPLCNRPADCILCKDCDRQITAYQSPEFLQKDNPIAPEIPLYSWGIYDGALKRAIATCKYDNHPEIMEAIGEKMANTWQRSSITKGIVQRYKCISVVPIPLHVNKLKSRGFNQAEVLAKQFCDLTQIPCKPQILQRIKDTKAQMQTKSVTEREENLSQAFTAPLIKTNYRDVILCDDIYTTGATIREAIATLRPRDINVRAVVVMARPQFQR
- a CDS encoding DUF1825 family protein, translating into MSFFDSEIVQHEARNLFQDYQALTQLGSSYGKFDREGKILFIEKMEEMMDRYKIFMKRFELSDDFMAQMTLKQLQSQLGNFGITPQQMFDQMNLTLERMKAELENQH
- the moeB gene encoding molybdopterin-synthase adenylyltransferase MoeB — protein: MLNPDPNSIQLTQDDYERYSRHLILPEVGVEGQKRLKAANVLCIGTGGLGSPLLLYLAAAGIGRIGIVDFDVVDTSNLQRQIIHSTSTVGKPKIESAKARILEINPYCQIDLYNTHLSSANALEIMAPYDIVVDGTDNFPTRYLVNDACVLLNKPNVYGSIFRFEGQATVFNYEGGPNYRDLYPEPPPPGLVPSCAEGGVLGILPGIIGVIQATETVKIILGQGNTLSGRLLLYDALKMSFRELKLRPNPVRPIIEKLIDYQQFCGIPQQNESEKEAQKAIAEINVKELKEIIDAGTSDYVIIDVRNPNEWEIGRIPNTVLVPLPEIENGNGVQKVKSLLNGHKLIAHCKMGGRSMKALGILKQAGIDGINVQGGINAWSDQIDPSVPKY